From a single Pseudophryne corroboree isolate aPseCor3 chromosome 6, aPseCor3.hap2, whole genome shotgun sequence genomic region:
- the LOC134935374 gene encoding potassium voltage-gated channel subfamily D member 2-like — MAAGVASWLPFARAAAIGWMPVASGPMPAPPQGERKRSQDSLIVLNVSGTRFQTWRNTLERYPDTLLGSTERDFFFNQDTGEYFFDRDPDIFRHILNFYRTGRLHYPRHECIAAFDEELAFFGVMPEIIGDCCYEEYRDRRRENAERLLDDADSENKSDGPLPPMSARQKMWRAFENPHTSTVALVFYYVTGFFIAVSVLANVLETVPCGTGLGSMRDLPCGERYTTAFFCLDTACVLIFTVEYLMRLFAAPSRFRFARSVMSVIDVVAIMPYYIALVMTNNEDVSGAFVTLRVFRVFRIFKFSRHSQGLRILGYTLKSCASELGFLLFSLTMAIIVFATVMFYAEKGSLNSRFTSIPAAFWYTIVTMTTLG, encoded by the coding sequence ATGGCAGCAGGAGTGGCATCATGGCTGCCCTTTGCGCGAGCTGCTGCCATTGGCTGGATGCCAGTGGCATCAGGTCCTATGCCTGCACCACCCCAAGGTGAAAGGAAAAGGTCTCAGGACTCCTTGATTGTGCTAAATGTCAGTGGTACCCGCTTTCAAACTTGGCGAAACACGCTAGAGCGCTACCCGGATACTTTGCTTGGCAGTACTGAGCGAGATTTTTTCTTTAATCAGGATACTGGAGAATATTTCTTTGATAGGGACCCGGACATTTTCCGCCACATTCTGAATTTTTATCGCACAGGTCGGCTTCACTACCCGCGGCATGAATGTATTGCTGCATTTGATGAAGAGTTGGCATTTTTTGGTGTTATGCCAGAGATTATTGGTGACTGCTGTTATGAGGAGTACAGAGATAGGCGCAGGGAGAATGCAGAGAGATTACTGGATGATGCTGACAGTGAGAACAAATCAGACGGACCACTACCCCCAATGTCAGCTCGTCAGAAAATGTGGCGAGCATTTGAAAACCCTCACACCAGTACTGTAGCCTTGGTATTTTACTATGTAACTGGcttcttcattgctgtctctgtccTTGCCAATGTGTTGGAGACAGTACCATGTGGTACAGGTCTAGGCTCTATGCGGGACTTGCCTTGTGGTGAGCGTTATACTACGGCTTTTTTCTGTCTGGATACAGCATGCGTCCTTATCTTCACTGTGGAGTACTTGATGCGCTTGTTTGCTGCACCCAGCCGATTTCGGTTTGCACGAAGTGTAATGAGCGTCATCGATGTGGTGGCAATCATGCCCTATTACATTGCTCTTGTGATGACAAACAATGAGGACGTAAGTGGCGCATTTGTCACGCTGAGAGTGTTCCGTGTGTTTCGGATCTTTAAATTTTCCCGCCACTCACAGGGTCTACGGATCTTGGGATATACACTGAAGAGTTGTGCCTCAGAATTGGGATTTCTGCTATTCTCCCTTACTATGGCGATCATCGTCTTTGCCACAGTAATGTTTTATGCTGAGAAGGGTTCTTTAAACAGCAGATTCACTAGTATACCAGCTGCCTTTTGGTACACCATCGTCACCATGACAACGCTGGGGTAA